A single window of Ignavibacteriota bacterium DNA harbors:
- a CDS encoding YihY/virulence factor BrkB family protein encodes MQFLNHYVIGLLKRLDEHHIFLAGAGIAFSLILSTIPILLLLFALLGKFIDPLTIQDNISKIITTMIPYPEYAEFIKIAILKRVPEVYQYSTTAFFLGVIGLFFTSTWIFSSMRTILNEIFGYDKTKGIIFGLLRDFGMVLLVIVMILVSTFVLPSINIFITATENLNFLVNFKVDKIVHAIYSLTSVIVVLFLFFLFYLLIPYSKLNKKAVFIGALWATIFWELARFLFGYYVENFLQTNQFYQAFLLVIVLLFWLFYASILFLVGAEIAQLYIERMKLGGDQTF; translated from the coding sequence TTGCAATTTCTAAACCATTATGTTATTGGTTTATTAAAAAGATTAGATGAGCACCATATTTTTTTGGCTGGAGCCGGAATAGCATTTTCACTAATACTATCAACAATTCCAATTTTACTTTTACTTTTTGCTTTACTCGGAAAATTCATCGATCCTTTGACAATTCAGGATAATATTTCCAAAATTATTACTACAATGATTCCATATCCCGAATACGCAGAATTTATTAAAATTGCTATTTTAAAAAGAGTTCCGGAAGTTTATCAATATAGTACTACCGCATTTTTTCTTGGGGTAATTGGTTTGTTCTTTACTTCAACTTGGATTTTCAGCAGTATGAGAACCATATTGAACGAAATTTTCGGTTATGATAAAACAAAGGGAATTATTTTCGGATTGTTAAGAGATTTTGGAATGGTTTTACTAGTAATTGTAATGATTTTGGTTTCCACATTTGTTTTACCGTCAATCAACATATTTATAACAGCTACTGAGAATCTGAATTTTCTTGTAAATTTTAAGGTCGATAAAATTGTTCATGCCATATACTCGTTAACTTCCGTAATTGTTGTTTTATTTCTTTTCTTCTTATTTTATTTATTAATCCCATATTCAAAATTGAATAAAAAAGCTGTTTTTATCGGTGCGTTATGGGCAACAATTTTTTGGGAATTGGCAAGATTTTTATTCGGTTATTACGTAGAGAATTTTTTACAAACAAATCAATTTTACCAAGCGTTTTTGCTTGTTATTGTTTTATTGTTTTGGCTTTTTTACGCTTCAATCTTATTCTTAGTAGGAGCAGAAATAGCACAACTTTATATAGAAAGAATGAAACTGGGGGGAGATCAAACTTTCTAA
- a CDS encoding STAS domain-containing protein, giving the protein MVNFQEKNENNSLDQFQNRLKNRFIIEGSSLLGNKLEFSNFFEKDSKSSFEFTIVKILFERATLREASSFKSFLDKTIAEDNKSIIVDLNICEFVDSSFFGVLVAGVKRTKAMGKKFYIVYNNQNRLPIFSATGLDKVFKVFNSISEAEKA; this is encoded by the coding sequence ATGGTGAATTTCCAGGAGAAAAACGAAAACAATTCGTTAGACCAATTTCAAAATAGATTAAAGAACAGATTTATTATAGAGGGCAGTTCATTGCTTGGAAATAAATTAGAATTTTCAAATTTCTTTGAAAAAGATTCTAAATCTTCTTTCGAGTTTACAATTGTTAAAATTCTTTTTGAAAGGGCGACTTTACGTGAAGCGTCCAGTTTTAAATCCTTTTTAGACAAAACAATTGCAGAAGATAATAAAAGTATAATTGTTGATCTAAATATTTGTGAATTTGTGGATTCTTCTTTTTTTGGTGTTTTAGTTGCCGGAGTTAAAAGAACTAAAGCTATGGGGAAAAAATTCTATATAGTCTATAATAATCAAAACAGATTGCCAATATTTTCAGCAACCGGCTTGGATAAAGTTTTTAAGGTCTTTAACTCAATAAGCGAAGCAGAAAAGGCATAA
- a CDS encoding electron transfer flavoprotein subunit beta/FixA family protein produces MKIAVCVSHVPDTATKIKIGNDGKSIDPTDVTYILNPYDEFAIEEALKTKEKVGGEVVIISLGQDSSKETIRKALAMGADSGILLKDEGNRDSLSLANALASEIKAQGAELVFFGKQAVDFDNSITGQLTAEILGYNSVSVVISFNLDGNKIIAEREIEGGKEVVETSVPAVITCQKGLNEPRYASLKGIMAAKKKVIEEKNAANFENKSEIIQMNKPLGKQAGKILGNDSSAVKELVRLLKEEAKVI; encoded by the coding sequence ATGAAAATAGCTGTCTGCGTAAGTCATGTTCCTGATACAGCAACAAAAATTAAAATTGGAAACGACGGAAAATCGATCGATCCCACCGATGTAACTTACATTTTAAATCCATATGATGAATTTGCTATTGAAGAAGCATTAAAGACAAAAGAAAAAGTCGGAGGTGAAGTTGTGATAATTTCACTTGGACAAGATTCATCAAAAGAAACAATTAGAAAAGCACTTGCTATGGGTGCCGATAGCGGAATATTATTAAAGGACGAAGGAAATAGAGATTCTTTAAGTTTAGCAAATGCACTGGCATCAGAAATTAAAGCTCAAGGCGCTGAATTAGTTTTCTTTGGAAAACAAGCCGTTGATTTTGATAATTCCATAACCGGTCAACTAACCGCTGAAATTCTAGGTTACAATAGTGTAAGCGTTGTAATTTCTTTTAATTTGGATGGAAATAAAATAATTGCGGAAAGAGAAATTGAAGGCGGAAAAGAAGTTGTTGAAACTTCAGTTCCCGCGGTTATTACTTGCCAAAAAGGTTTAAACGAACCAAGATATGCCTCATTGAAAGGAATAATGGCGGCAAAGAAAAAAGTAATTGAAGAAAAAAATGCTGCAAATTTTGAAAATAAATCAGAAATAATTCAAATGAATAAGCCTCTTGGAAAGCAAGCCGGTAAAATCCTTGGCAATGACTCAAGTGCCGTAAAGGAATTAGTTAGATTGCTGAAAGAAGAAGCTAAGGTTATATAG
- a CDS encoding electron transfer flavoprotein subunit alpha/FixB family protein has product MANKILVVLEQRNDEIKKISFEAAKAGADLALKLGCDVEAVICGNEISDLSKIGNFGVKKVTLLKNESLINYSTSAYTKAIYEFANEINADILILGNTSLGKDLAPHLCVKLNAGISMDCISLDFKEGNIIATRPVYAGKALVEVKINSDKKVFVLRPNVFNPGEPSNDTSEVNVKNIDSPDLSVKVIEIKKAEGKLDVAEASIIVSGGRGMKEAANFKLVEDLAEVLGAAVGASRAVVDVGWRPHSEQVGQTGKTVSPNLYVALGISGAIQHLAGMRSSKCIVAINKDADAPIFQVADYGITGDVFEVVPALIEELKK; this is encoded by the coding sequence ATGGCAAACAAAATTTTAGTTGTATTAGAACAAAGAAATGACGAAATAAAGAAAATTTCTTTTGAAGCCGCAAAAGCAGGTGCTGACCTTGCGTTAAAATTGGGCTGTGATGTTGAAGCAGTAATATGTGGAAATGAAATTTCTGATTTAAGTAAAATTGGAAATTTTGGCGTTAAAAAAGTTACATTGCTTAAGAATGAATCACTAATTAATTATTCTACCTCAGCTTACACAAAAGCAATTTATGAATTTGCAAATGAAATTAACGCCGATATATTAATTTTAGGAAATACTTCATTAGGAAAAGATCTTGCTCCACATTTATGCGTTAAATTAAATGCCGGAATTTCAATGGACTGCATTTCTTTAGATTTTAAAGAAGGAAATATTATTGCTACACGACCAGTATACGCCGGAAAAGCTTTGGTTGAAGTTAAAATAAATTCCGATAAAAAAGTATTTGTGCTTAGACCAAACGTATTTAATCCCGGAGAACCGAGTAACGATACTTCTGAAGTTAATGTTAAAAATATTGATTCACCAGATTTATCAGTAAAAGTTATTGAAATTAAAAAAGCCGAAGGTAAACTTGATGTTGCCGAAGCTTCAATAATTGTTTCCGGCGGAAGAGGAATGAAAGAAGCCGCAAACTTCAAATTGGTTGAAGATTTAGCTGAAGTTTTAGGTGCCGCCGTAGGAGCTTCGCGTGCGGTTGTTGATGTGGGCTGGAGACCACATTCAGAGCAAGTAGGTCAAACCGGGAAAACCGTTTCACCAAATCTTTATGTTGCTTTGGGAATTTCCGGTGCAATTCAGCATTTAGCTGGAATGCGATCATCAAAATGTATTGTCGCTATAAATAAAGATGCCGATGCGCCAATTTTCCAAGTAGCCGATTATGGTATAACCGGAGATGTTTTTGAAGTTGTTCCTGCATTGATTGAAGAATTGAAAAAATAA
- a CDS encoding ribonuclease H-like domain-containing protein: MGIVIDIETVGFDIDNLSESQQEFLLRYAEKEHDDHIKKVKTEEAERYLSLYPFTAKIISIGLLNTITEGTLILYNSNDVEIWTNIEKKVTYQGLAETELIKLFWKYITKTDKVITFNGRNFDIPFLMLRSAMLNIKPSINLISNRYNITNHIDLLDQFTFYGITRKFNLDFYCHAFGITSPKSKGITGMEIKELYKAGKIKDIAVYCSEDVKATFEIYKIWDEYLNI; this comes from the coding sequence ATGGGGATCGTAATTGATATTGAAACAGTTGGTTTTGATATAGATAATCTTTCGGAATCACAGCAGGAATTTTTGTTAAGATACGCTGAAAAAGAACATGACGATCACATAAAAAAAGTAAAGACTGAAGAAGCTGAGCGTTATCTAAGTCTTTACCCATTTACTGCAAAAATAATATCAATAGGGTTGCTAAATACAATTACAGAAGGTACGCTTATTTTATATAATTCGAACGATGTAGAAATTTGGACGAATATAGAAAAGAAAGTTACTTATCAAGGATTAGCTGAAACCGAACTGATAAAATTATTTTGGAAATACATTACAAAAACTGATAAAGTAATAACTTTTAACGGTAGAAATTTTGATATTCCTTTTCTAATGCTTCGATCGGCAATGCTGAATATTAAACCATCAATAAATTTAATAAGTAACCGATATAATATTACAAATCATATTGATTTACTTGACCAATTCACTTTTTACGGCATTACTAGAAAATTTAATTTAGACTTTTATTGCCATGCATTTGGAATTACATCACCAAAATCAAAAGGAATAACGGGCATGGAAATAAAGGAATTATACAAAGCCGGTAAGATAAAGGATATTGCTGTTTATTGTAGTGAAGATGTAAAAGCTACTTTTGAAATTTATAAAATTTGGGATGAGTATTTGAATATTTAG
- a CDS encoding acyl-CoA thioesterase, which translates to MNGKNYKHKIFEVVKFHEVDMLGVCNNAVYLNYFEDARIKYLQCLSSEYKFNSFLVGDSFVIIARNEINYLSPSYLDDELTVYSKIENVSKSSFSFEHFIYREKDKTNIAEGRGVLVHINKNTKKSILLPEEFHNAVQNFEGEKEINNS; encoded by the coding sequence ATGAATGGAAAAAACTATAAACACAAAATTTTTGAAGTTGTAAAATTCCATGAAGTTGATATGCTTGGTGTTTGCAACAATGCAGTTTATTTAAATTATTTTGAAGATGCAAGAATTAAATATTTGCAATGTTTATCGTCAGAGTATAAGTTTAATTCTTTTTTAGTCGGGGATTCTTTCGTTATTATAGCAAGAAACGAAATAAATTATTTAAGTCCTTCTTACCTTGATGATGAGTTGACAGTTTATTCAAAAATTGAAAATGTTTCTAAAAGCAGTTTTTCTTTTGAGCATTTTATTTATAGGGAAAAAGACAAAACAAATATTGCTGAAGGACGCGGAGTTTTGGTTCATATAAATAAGAACACAAAGAAAAGTATTTTATTACCGGAAGAATTTCATAATGCAGTTCAAAATTTTGAGGGGGAAAAAGAAATCAATAATTCCTAA
- a CDS encoding aminotransferase class I/II-fold pyridoxal phosphate-dependent enzyme, producing the protein MKKNIDLRSDTVTRPTEGMRKAMYEAEVGDDVFKEDPTLNKLQEFAAEILGKESALYVPSGVMGNQICLNVHTNPGDEVICEADAHIFQYESGSPAALSGIQLYPIKAERGILKPELVEPLIRPLSAYYMPRSKVIEVENTHNRAGGTVYTLEEIENIQLLVKKYNLKFHLDGARLWNASVASGIKVSDYTKYFDSVSVCLSKGLGSPVGSVIAGTRAFIDEAFRVRKAWGGGMRQAGILAAAGLYALQNNIERLAEYHKKAKILSEHLVKTGKFELINKEVETNIIIFKPLEKSVEQSLQICQENNLLFSVGQIGTLRAVTHLDVSFDDIYEACKIIDKVF; encoded by the coding sequence ATGAAAAAAAATATTGATTTAAGAAGCGACACAGTAACTCGTCCTACTGAAGGAATGAGAAAAGCCATGTACGAAGCTGAAGTTGGCGATGATGTTTTTAAAGAAGATCCGACTTTAAATAAACTACAGGAATTTGCAGCCGAAATACTGGGCAAAGAATCCGCATTATATGTACCTAGCGGAGTAATGGGGAACCAAATTTGTCTCAATGTTCATACAAATCCTGGAGATGAAGTAATATGTGAAGCGGATGCCCATATTTTTCAATACGAATCCGGTTCACCCGCGGCATTAAGCGGAATTCAACTTTATCCAATTAAAGCAGAAAGAGGTATTCTAAAACCTGAATTGGTAGAACCTTTAATTAGACCCCTCAGTGCCTATTATATGCCGAGATCAAAAGTTATTGAAGTTGAGAATACGCACAACAGAGCCGGCGGAACAGTTTATACTTTGGAAGAAATTGAAAACATTCAGTTACTCGTAAAAAAATATAATTTGAAATTCCATTTAGATGGCGCAAGATTATGGAATGCGTCTGTTGCATCCGGGATAAAAGTTTCCGACTATACAAAATATTTTGATTCAGTATCGGTTTGTCTTTCTAAAGGATTGGGCTCACCTGTAGGTTCGGTTATTGCTGGTACACGAGCATTTATTGATGAAGCTTTTAGAGTAAGAAAAGCGTGGGGTGGAGGAATGCGTCAAGCAGGTATATTAGCTGCGGCGGGACTTTACGCTCTGCAAAATAATATTGAACGTTTAGCTGAATATCATAAAAAAGCAAAAATCCTATCTGAACATTTAGTTAAAACCGGAAAGTTTGAATTAATAAATAAAGAAGTTGAAACAAATATTATTATATTTAAACCATTAGAGAAAAGCGTGGAACAATCTTTGCAAATTTGCCAAGAAAATAATTTACTTTTCTCTGTCGGACAAATTGGAACATTGCGTGCAGTTACTCATTTGGATGTAAGTTTTGATGATATTTATGAAGCATGCAAAATTATTGATAAAGTTTTTTAA
- the lnt gene encoding apolipoprotein N-acyltransferase: MLKLFRSYKTPEQRKKNKIELLLGLLSGILLALSFPPVPLTFLIFIGFVPYLFVIEKRKTLAEVNRFTYFTIFFFNLGTIYWVGSWTKDADPFLMLSGSILMFFNPITFLIPSTLYYLSRKYINKNYALFLLPWFWLFYEYIYSITDFKFPWLSISNAVPYFNSYIQISDIVGSYGLTVIIIYTNIFAYKFFVKYSENKKCSCKYAILFLLILLIPIIYGMLKVNNYQESTNRVKVGLIQPNLNPNKKWEIGNLNTQIDLYFDLTKQAIENGAEIIFWPETALPVYLMTDNYKAEALRVQNFVDSINVPIISGMPHANFYNDSLKAPKDAKPIKNSKYFYTSYNSILFFSPNKKVEQYGKIKLVPFGEKVPLIEILPILGNWIKWNVGISSWNTGTDTLVYAAKINDKKINIGGVICIEAIYPDFISSFVDKGAEFISVVTNDSWYGNSSGPYQHKEIHVLRAVENKRSLVRAANGGISCIINPIGKTLSKTKMFTKTVLVGDVELRNDKTFFTQHPLIMPFISIALSIFALIYSITARLILRKK; encoded by the coding sequence ATGCTTAAACTTTTTAGATCATACAAAACTCCAGAACAAAGGAAGAAAAATAAAATAGAACTGTTGCTGGGTTTATTATCGGGAATATTACTTGCGTTATCTTTTCCTCCGGTTCCATTAACCTTTTTAATATTTATTGGTTTTGTTCCATATTTATTTGTTATTGAGAAAAGAAAAACTCTAGCCGAGGTAAACAGATTTACTTACTTTACTATTTTCTTTTTTAATCTAGGAACAATTTATTGGGTTGGAAGCTGGACAAAAGACGCGGATCCATTTTTAATGCTTTCCGGTTCGATACTCATGTTTTTTAATCCAATAACTTTTTTAATTCCTTCAACGCTTTATTATTTATCAAGAAAATACATAAATAAAAATTATGCACTTTTTTTGCTGCCATGGTTTTGGCTCTTTTATGAATATATTTATTCCATAACTGATTTTAAATTTCCATGGCTTTCAATTAGTAATGCCGTTCCATATTTTAATTCATATATTCAAATTTCTGATATCGTTGGGTCATATGGTCTCACAGTAATAATTATTTATACAAATATTTTTGCTTATAAGTTTTTTGTTAAATACAGCGAAAATAAAAAATGCAGTTGTAAATATGCGATTCTGTTTTTATTGATTCTGTTAATCCCAATTATCTATGGAATGTTAAAAGTTAATAATTATCAAGAAAGTACAAATCGCGTAAAAGTCGGTCTAATTCAACCAAACCTGAATCCTAATAAAAAGTGGGAAATTGGAAATTTAAATACTCAAATTGATTTATATTTCGATCTAACCAAACAAGCAATTGAAAATGGTGCGGAAATAATATTTTGGCCGGAAACGGCTTTACCCGTTTATTTAATGACGGACAACTATAAAGCAGAAGCACTCCGCGTACAGAATTTTGTTGACAGCATTAATGTTCCAATAATATCGGGTATGCCGCACGCAAACTTTTATAATGATTCGCTTAAGGCTCCTAAAGATGCCAAACCGATTAAGAACAGTAAATATTTTTATACAAGTTATAATTCTATTTTATTTTTTTCACCGAATAAAAAAGTTGAACAATATGGAAAAATTAAACTAGTTCCTTTTGGTGAAAAAGTTCCGCTGATAGAAATCTTGCCGATTCTTGGTAATTGGATAAAATGGAATGTTGGAATATCAAGCTGGAATACCGGAACAGATACGTTAGTATATGCGGCAAAAATAAATGATAAGAAAATTAATATTGGCGGTGTAATTTGTATTGAAGCAATATATCCCGATTTTATTTCGTCTTTTGTAGATAAAGGCGCTGAATTTATAAGCGTTGTTACAAATGACAGTTGGTATGGAAATTCTAGCGGACCTTATCAGCATAAAGAGATACATGTTTTACGCGCGGTTGAAAATAAAAGATCGCTAGTTAGGGCAGCAAATGGTGGAATTAGTTGCATTATAAATCCAATAGGTAAAACTCTTTCTAAAACAAAAATGTTTACTAAAACAGTTTTAGTCGGTGATGTTGAATTAAGAAATGATAAAACATTTTTTACGCAGCATCCATTAATTATGCCTTTCATTAGTATTGCATTATCAATTTTTGCACTCATTTATTCTATAACTGCAAGGCTTATTTTAAGAAAAAAATAA
- a CDS encoding DedA family protein: MLEEIIAYLSTLDASWLYIILFFFSFIENVFPPSPSDVVVVVGASLIASTALGFVPLLIITSFGSALGFILMYYVGYFLSEKVIRSGKLKFISPEAIQKTDEWFTKYGYKIILANRFMPGTRSVISFFSGVHELHVFKTFIYALISAFAWNLIIISLGMTLGNNIPLIDYYLTTYSNVGMALTVVVILFFVIRYFLRKKKNA, encoded by the coding sequence ATGTTAGAAGAAATTATTGCTTATCTCAGTACATTAGACGCTTCTTGGCTCTATATAATTTTATTCTTTTTTTCATTTATTGAAAATGTATTTCCGCCATCTCCAAGCGATGTTGTTGTTGTGGTTGGCGCCTCGCTTATTGCTTCAACAGCATTGGGTTTTGTTCCGCTGCTAATAATTACCAGTTTTGGCAGCGCGTTGGGTTTTATTCTTATGTATTATGTTGGATATTTTTTAAGCGAAAAAGTAATTAGGTCGGGCAAATTGAAATTTATAAGTCCGGAAGCAATTCAGAAAACTGACGAATGGTTTACTAAATACGGTTATAAAATAATTCTTGCAAATAGATTCATGCCCGGAACTAGATCGGTAATTAGTTTTTTTTCCGGGGTTCACGAACTTCATGTTTTCAAAACTTTTATATATGCTTTGATTAGTGCTTTTGCCTGGAATTTAATTATAATTTCTTTAGGAATGACATTAGGTAATAATATTCCGTTAATTGATTATTATTTAACTACTTATTCAAATGTTGGAATGGCATTAACTGTTGTTGTAATATTATTTTTTGTTATAAGATATTTTTTACGAAAAAAGAAAAATGCTTAA
- a CDS encoding 2-C-methyl-D-erythritol 2,4-cyclodiphosphate synthase → MKFRTGFGYDVHAFSENRKLFLGGVQIPSEKGLLGHSDADVLLHAVCDALLGALALGDIGMHFPDTDPAYKNIDSKILLRNVNQLLEEKGYKISNIDSTVVMEKPKLKDHILTIRKRIAEILNVNIDQISVKATTSEKLGFVGQEKGAQAYSTVLIYNNLGD, encoded by the coding sequence ATGAAATTCAGAACAGGCTTTGGATATGATGTTCACGCGTTTTCTGAAAATAGAAAATTATTTTTGGGCGGAGTTCAAATTCCGTCTGAAAAAGGATTACTCGGTCATTCAGACGCGGATGTATTGCTGCATGCAGTTTGCGATGCTTTACTAGGCGCATTGGCTTTGGGCGATATCGGCATGCATTTTCCGGATACTGATCCCGCTTACAAAAATATTGACAGTAAAATATTGTTAAGAAATGTAAACCAACTATTAGAAGAAAAAGGTTATAAAATTTCCAATATAGATTCAACAGTTGTTATGGAAAAACCGAAATTGAAAGATCATATTTTGACGATAAGGAAAAGAATCGCGGAAATTTTGAATGTAAATATTGATCAAATATCAGTAAAAGCAACAACCTCGGAAAAATTAGGATTTGTTGGTCAGGAAAAAGGCGCGCAAGCTTATTCAACTGTTTTGATCTACAACAATTTAGGTGATTGA
- a CDS encoding acylphosphatase gives MANQKFSAQIIVTGLVQGVGFRYFVLRNALDLDLVGYTKNQYDGSVLTVAEGEKYQIEALYNKLKVGPMHADVRDIKISWQSFTGEFSTFEIRR, from the coding sequence ATGGCAAATCAAAAGTTTAGCGCTCAAATAATAGTAACCGGATTAGTACAAGGTGTTGGTTTCAGATACTTTGTTTTAAGAAATGCCTTGGATTTAGATTTGGTCGGCTATACGAAAAATCAATATGATGGATCGGTCTTAACTGTTGCGGAAGGTGAGAAATATCAAATTGAAGCGCTATATAATAAATTAAAAGTCGGACCAATGCACGCTGATGTTAGAGATATTAAAATTTCTTGGCAAAGTTTTACCGGTGAATTTTCCACTTTTGAAATTAGGAGATAA
- a CDS encoding DMT family transporter: protein MNSKQKYKSELILLLITLLWGATFVIVKESLKDISSMVFISIRFFIAGVILLPFVINKKITKLNFKAGTLLGILLFIGFAVQTVGLKYTSATKSGFFTGTTVIMIPILQTIIEKKRPTNGVIIGSILVMIGIAFLSSGGNSIFNLFNDVATNFNLGDGLTLICAFFFAIYIIYLDIETVKHEFWILLFLQIITTAVLGLAFSIIFSGLNLEPLKINITKNLLGGILYTSIFATLITTALQTKYQKDVTPAKAGIIFSFEPIFSAIFAFFILEEKITNFGYLGAALIMLGLFVSELYENLIMKNGKSKV, encoded by the coding sequence ATGAACTCCAAACAAAAATATAAATCAGAATTGATTTTACTGCTTATAACACTTCTTTGGGGCGCGACATTTGTAATTGTTAAAGAATCCTTAAAAGATATCTCTTCTATGGTTTTTATTTCAATTCGTTTTTTTATTGCCGGAGTTATTTTGCTTCCATTTGTAATTAATAAAAAAATTACAAAGCTTAATTTTAAAGCCGGTACTTTACTTGGAATTTTGTTGTTTATAGGTTTTGCCGTTCAAACGGTTGGATTGAAATATACTTCCGCAACTAAATCCGGATTTTTTACCGGCACAACGGTAATTATGATTCCAATTCTTCAAACAATAATCGAAAAGAAAAGGCCAACGAACGGGGTAATTATTGGCTCAATATTGGTTATGATAGGAATAGCGTTTTTATCAAGCGGGGGAAATTCAATATTTAATTTGTTCAATGATGTCGCCACAAATTTTAATTTAGGTGATGGATTGACTTTGATTTGCGCGTTCTTTTTTGCCATTTATATAATTTATTTGGATATTGAAACTGTTAAACATGAATTCTGGATTTTGTTATTTCTTCAAATTATTACCACCGCTGTTTTAGGTTTAGCGTTTTCGATTATATTTTCGGGATTAAATTTAGAGCCGTTAAAAATTAATATTACAAAAAATTTACTTGGAGGAATATTATATACTTCCATTTTTGCTACATTGATAACTACGGCGCTTCAAACAAAATATCAAAAAGACGTTACACCGGCAAAGGCTGGAATTATTTTTTCATTTGAACCGATCTTTTCCGCAATTTTTGCTTTCTTTATATTAGAAGAAAAAATAACTAATTTTGGATATTTGGGAGCCGCTTTGATTATGCTGGGTTTGTTTGTTTCTGAATTGTATGAAAATTTAATTATGAAAAATGGCAAATCAAAAGTTTAG
- the era gene encoding GTPase Era, translating to MKTKSGFVTIVGKPNVGKSTLMNKLIGEDLSIITNKPQTTRKRILGILDEKDFQIVFLDTPGILEPKYLLQEKLLDYIDISVKEADVIVFMIDSQNIDSELKSFEKENIKKFISNKKQNKILVLNKIDLSNEEKIKSSIAIFEKENIFDCVIPISAIENYNVDLLIKKIIEILPEHPKFYPEDQLTDEHERFFVTEKIREKVFELFQDEIPYSVEVVIDQFLERENRKDFISASIIVERESQKPIILGKKGASIKRLGALSRKSIEEFLMREIFLELNVKVKANWRKDENMLKNFGYTN from the coding sequence ATGAAAACTAAATCCGGGTTTGTAACAATAGTCGGTAAACCGAATGTTGGTAAATCAACCTTAATGAATAAACTGATTGGCGAGGATCTTTCAATTATTACGAATAAACCTCAAACAACGCGTAAAAGAATATTGGGGATTTTAGACGAAAAAGATTTTCAAATAGTGTTTCTTGATACACCCGGAATTCTAGAACCAAAATATTTGCTTCAAGAAAAACTTCTTGATTACATTGATATTTCGGTTAAAGAAGCTGATGTAATTGTTTTTATGATAGACTCCCAAAATATTGATAGTGAGTTAAAATCATTTGAAAAAGAAAATATTAAGAAATTTATCTCTAATAAAAAGCAGAATAAAATTCTTGTGTTGAATAAAATTGATTTATCAAACGAAGAGAAGATAAAAAGTTCAATTGCGATTTTTGAAAAAGAAAATATATTTGATTGCGTAATCCCTATTTCTGCAATAGAAAATTATAATGTAGATCTTTTAATAAAAAAAATTATAGAAATTTTACCGGAACATCCTAAGTTTTATCCTGAAGATCAATTGACTGACGAACATGAAAGATTTTTTGTTACAGAAAAAATTAGGGAAAAAGTTTTCGAGCTTTTTCAAGATGAAATTCCTTACTCTGTTGAAGTTGTTATTGATCAATTCTTGGAAAGGGAAAACAGAAAAGACTTTATTTCCGCTTCAATTATTGTAGAAAGAGAATCGCAAAAACCAATAATATTGGGAAAAAAAGGCGCGTCAATTAAAAGATTAGGCGCACTTTCAAGAAAATCCATAGAAGAATTTTTAATGAGAGAAATATTTTTAGAATTAAACGTAAAAGTAAAAGCAAATTGGCGTAAGGATGAAAATATGCTGAAGAATTTTGGATATACAAATTAA